One Longimicrobium sp. DNA segment encodes these proteins:
- a CDS encoding phage holin family protein — translation MKLILRWLASAAAVGLAVYLLPGLDYDGRIETLFVVALVLGLVNAIVRPIVKMMACGIIVLTLGLALLVINAVMLYLTTYIAGHLGYGFHIDSFVDAIIGSVVISLATWLLSLFTNDDDKRRR, via the coding sequence ATGAAGCTCATCCTGCGCTGGCTCGCGTCTGCCGCCGCGGTCGGCCTGGCGGTCTACCTGCTTCCCGGCCTGGACTACGACGGCCGCATCGAAACGCTGTTCGTCGTCGCCCTGGTGCTGGGTCTGGTGAACGCCATCGTGCGGCCGATCGTCAAGATGATGGCGTGCGGCATCATCGTGCTCACGCTGGGGCTGGCGCTGCTGGTGATCAACGCGGTGATGCTGTACCTCACCACCTACATCGCGGGGCACCTGGGATACGGGTTCCACATCGACAGCTTCGTGGACGCCATCATCGGCTCGGTCGTCATCAGCCTGGCCACGTGGCTGCTGTCGCTCTTCACCAACGACGACGACAAGCGCCGCCGCTGA